The Methanosphaera sp. BMS genome contains a region encoding:
- a CDS encoding bifunctional 5,6,7,8-tetrahydromethanopterin hydro-lyase/3-hexulose-6-phosphate synthase → MYEIGEALIGNGPELAHIDLIIGDKDGPVGHAFANNMASMSVGHTPLLSVIRPNLPAKPATLIIPKVTVQNLEDASKIFGPAQTAVGRAVADAVEEDIIPKEKVNDIVIMVNVFIDPSAKDYRKIYQYNYGATKLAIRRAFEGYPNVEKVLAEKDRGTHPIMGFKAMKLWNPPYLQVALDLDNEEKMRSIIRDLPKRERILIEAGTPLVKKFGVEIISKIREERPGAFIIADLKTLDVGRVEVKMAADETADAVAISGLGTVDSIDKAIHECTKQGIYSILDMMNVDDILGKLDQLQFKPNIVLLHRNIDTETMKQNDDDQASEWGNIKDIKAKLGDKGLAAVAGGVTPEKVDKAITNGADIIIAGRYIIGSSDVRRAADDFLRYLPQDSDTMRVALDEDEDISPKK, encoded by the coding sequence ATGTATGAAATAGGCGAAGCTTTAATTGGAAACGGTCCTGAATTAGCACATATTGATTTGATAATCGGAGACAAAGATGGTCCAGTTGGGCATGCTTTTGCTAATAATATGGCCAGTATGTCCGTAGGACACACACCATTATTATCAGTAATAAGACCAAACTTACCAGCAAAACCTGCAACCCTTATCATCCCTAAAGTTACAGTACAGAACTTGGAGGATGCAAGCAAAATATTTGGTCCAGCACAGACTGCTGTTGGAAGAGCAGTGGCAGATGCTGTAGAAGAGGATATTATACCAAAAGAGAAAGTTAACGATATCGTTATAATGGTTAATGTATTTATTGATCCATCCGCAAAAGATTATCGTAAAATATACCAATACAATTATGGTGCAACAAAACTTGCAATTAGACGTGCATTTGAAGGATATCCAAATGTAGAAAAAGTATTGGCAGAAAAAGACAGAGGAACACACCCAATAATGGGATTCAAAGCCATGAAATTATGGAACCCACCTTACTTACAAGTAGCACTTGACTTAGATAATGAAGAGAAAATGCGTAGCATTATAAGAGATTTACCTAAACGTGAAAGAATTCTTATAGAAGCAGGTACTCCTCTTGTCAAAAAATTCGGTGTTGAAATCATCAGTAAGATAAGAGAAGAAAGACCTGGAGCATTCATCATAGCAGATCTTAAAACATTAGATGTTGGAAGAGTAGAAGTTAAAATGGCTGCTGACGAGACAGCCGATGCTGTTGCAATATCAGGTCTTGGAACTGTCGATTCAATTGACAAGGCCATACATGAATGTACCAAACAGGGTATTTACTCAATACTAGACATGATGAATGTTGATGACATACTTGGAAAACTTGATCAACTCCAATTCAAACCTAACATAGTATTGTTACACAGAAATATTGATACTGAAACCATGAAACAAAATGATGATGATCAAGCATCCGAATGGGGTAACATCAAAGATATTAAGGCTAAACTTGGCGATAAAGGACTTGCAGCTGTTGCTGGAGGAGTAACACCTGAAAAAGTTGATAAAGCTATAACAAATGGTGCTGACATTATTATTGCCGGTAGATACATCATCGGTTCTAGTGATGTAAGAAGAGCAGCTGATGACTTCTTAAGATACTTACCTCAAGATTCTGATACAATGAGAGTAGCATTAGATGAAGATGAAGACATTTCACCTAAAAAATAG
- the hisH gene encoding imidazole glycerol phosphate synthase subunit HisH — protein sequence MSDITILDYGSGNILSIYNGFKKIGVDVNVSDDEDVISKSDAIILPGVGAYGAVMNNLDNYRKLIYEHVDNDKPLLGICLGLQVLFTSSEESPDVEGLNIFEGSVKRFDLPDEFKIPHMGWNQIKVNDTPTNDTTLLDNVDGEYMYFVHSYYIEPDDENLITSTCDYGMNVPVSIGRDNVHALQFHPEKSGKAGLEILKNFVDII from the coding sequence TTGAGTGACATTACAATTTTAGATTATGGTAGCGGCAATATTCTAAGTATCTATAATGGATTTAAGAAGATAGGCGTGGACGTTAATGTATCTGATGATGAGGATGTTATCAGCAAATCCGATGCCATCATATTGCCGGGTGTTGGAGCATATGGTGCAGTGATGAATAATCTTGACAATTATAGAAAATTGATATATGAGCATGTTGACAATGACAAGCCATTGCTCGGCATATGTCTAGGTCTTCAGGTACTTTTTACAAGTAGTGAGGAAAGTCCTGACGTGGAAGGATTAAACATATTTGAGGGTAGCGTTAAAAGGTTTGACTTGCCTGATGAATTTAAGATTCCACACATGGGATGGAATCAGATAAAGGTTAATGATACTCCAACAAATGACACGACGCTTCTTGACAATGTTGATGGGGAGTACATGTACTTTGTCCATTCATATTATATTGAGCCGGATGATGAGAATCTCATTACATCCACATGCGACTATGGAATGAATGTACCAGTCAGTATCGGCAGAGACAATGTCCATGCACTTCAATTTCATCCCGAAAAAAGTGGAAAGGCGGGACTTGAAATACTTAAAAACTTTGTCGATATAATCTAA
- a CDS encoding PHP domain-containing protein yields MIIDTHIHSKYSKDSITPLEDIIKYSQNIGLNAIAITDHDEIEGTWAIRKLEHEGLILIPGEEVSSSEGHIVALGITDYIKPLQSPQETVDEIHDNAGIAIAAHPYCYYRSGLGNIVQSLDVDAMETMNSRFIFGFSNYLAKKVSKKNNVPAIGASDAHFVKGIGRCHTRIPDCDSVDEILKNIKKGNTEALGERTPMNLIIKEVIRKKGRKTKPKGE; encoded by the coding sequence ATGATTATCGACACTCATATTCATAGCAAATATTCAAAGGATTCAATCACTCCATTAGAGGATATAATTAAATATAGTCAAAATATAGGACTAAATGCAATAGCAATAACAGATCATGATGAGATAGAAGGAACATGGGCCATAAGGAAGCTGGAACATGAAGGGCTTATACTGATTCCGGGCGAGGAGGTTAGCAGTAGTGAAGGTCATATAGTGGCATTGGGCATAACAGATTACATCAAACCGCTTCAAAGTCCCCAGGAAACAGTGGATGAGATACATGACAATGCAGGTATAGCAATAGCGGCACATCCATACTGTTATTATAGAAGTGGGCTGGGAAATATTGTCCAATCACTTGATGTGGATGCAATGGAGACTATGAACTCAAGATTCATATTCGGCTTTTCAAATTACCTGGCAAAGAAGGTTTCAAAGAAAAACAACGTTCCGGCGATAGGTGCCAGTGACGCTCACTTCGTTAAGGGAATAGGCCGATGTCATACGAGAATACCTGACTGCGATAGTGTTGATGAAATACTCAAAAATATCAAAAAGGGAAATACCGAGGCACTTGGTGAACGCACGCCAATGAATCTTATAATCAAAGAAGTCATACGTAAGAAAGGAAGAAAAACCAAGCCGAAAGGGGAGTGA
- a CDS encoding AIR synthase-related protein, whose protein sequence is MDMEEYAKRSIVEKKPKTETIEKLSDIILYYKDIGNEKARLLAKAVIEEVETTLEIDNDLTDYYKTNIHMGEFGVGSRGKGDFYVHSKIAEIIRNTDCQSLVNPTAQDDGGVVKVDDTYYITTAIDGIHSRLSDYPFLAGFHTARATLRDVCVMGANPVAIISDIHLADDGDISKLLDFTAGICAVSELTGVPLVAGSTLRIGGDMVLGSRLVGGVGAVGSSKNIPQARSNAKAGDVILMTEGCGGGTITTTAIYNNYPEVIDKTLNVQFIKASQLLNDYERIENIHAMTDITNGGLIGDCNEINKTTGLGIHLNYDKIKNLIDPSVLEMLDTLDIDALGVSIDSLMIIVDGQAKDEILELLTKNNIKCDVIGQITNTSKTIIEYEDKCEELTPKFREAAYTPIKKVVDNLYDENYDENIKIIDKATLSAINKKNKVVKHIKERKL, encoded by the coding sequence ATGGATATGGAAGAATACGCCAAAAGAAGCATTGTAGAAAAAAAGCCCAAAACAGAAACAATAGAAAAACTTTCAGATATAATACTTTATTATAAGGATATCGGCAACGAAAAAGCACGATTACTGGCCAAGGCGGTTATAGAAGAAGTCGAAACAACACTGGAGATAGATAATGATTTAACTGACTACTATAAAACAAATATTCACATGGGTGAATTCGGTGTAGGTTCACGCGGAAAGGGTGATTTCTATGTACACAGCAAAATAGCCGAAATAATCAGAAATACCGATTGTCAGTCCCTGGTAAATCCAACAGCACAGGATGATGGAGGAGTGGTAAAGGTAGATGATACATACTACATTACCACTGCCATAGATGGCATTCATTCAAGACTTAGTGATTATCCATTTCTGGCAGGTTTTCACACTGCACGTGCAACGCTACGTGATGTATGTGTAATGGGTGCCAATCCGGTGGCGATTATAAGCGATATACACCTTGCTGATGATGGAGACATAAGCAAACTTCTTGACTTTACGGCCGGAATATGTGCCGTAAGTGAACTGACCGGTGTACCACTGGTAGCGGGAAGTACTCTACGTATAGGTGGAGACATGGTCTTGGGAAGCAGGCTGGTAGGTGGAGTGGGTGCCGTAGGCTCATCAAAAAACATTCCACAGGCAAGAAGCAATGCCAAAGCAGGCGACGTTATACTCATGACCGAAGGTTGTGGTGGAGGAACAATAACAACAACCGCAATCTACAACAATTACCCCGAAGTTATCGACAAGACCCTGAATGTACAGTTTATCAAGGCAAGCCAACTATTAAATGATTATGAAAGAATAGAGAACATCCATGCAATGACCGACATTACAAATGGTGGTTTAATCGGAGATTGCAATGAAATAAATAAAACCACAGGGCTGGGCATTCATTTAAATTATGATAAAATTAAAAATTTAATAGATCCGTCGGTACTTGAAATGTTAGATACCCTTGATATAGATGCACTTGGTGTATCAATAGATTCCTTAATGATAATAGTAGACGGCCAAGCCAAAGATGAAATATTGGAGTTATTGACTAAAAACAACATTAAATGTGATGTAATTGGACAGATTACCAATACTTCGAAAACCATTATTGAATATGAAGACAAATGTGAAGAGTTAACACCGAAATTCCGTGAAGCCGCATATACCCCTATAAAAAAGGTAGTGGATAACTTATATGATGAAAACTATGATGAAAATATAAAAATTATAGATAAAGCAACGCTGAGTGCCATAAATAAGAAAAATAAAGTAGTAAAACACATTAAAGAAAGAAAATTATAA
- a CDS encoding M42 family metallopeptidase, which yields MTTIRNVKLLEELSLTPAISGNEEKIREIIIRELEDSVDEIETDVMGNVVCTKKGEEDAPTVMLASHMDEIGLMVKYIDKNGFVKFIKIGGINDQMLSNQAVIIHHDGKEVPGVIGSKPPHVTKAEEKNKVIPYNEMFIDIGAEDREDAEKMVSVGDMITLRSWFEEYPNDKVMGKALDNRIGCYVMMEIMKRTESRATIYGVGTVQEEVGLKGAKVSSYHLNPDYAFALDTTICGDHPGIKLEESPCKMGSGPAVILADRSGDGVITPKVMKDMIINAASIKDIEIQLEASDGGTTDATAIHLNREGIITGVISVPTRYLHTPVSVASCQDIENTIELMVTILNNI from the coding sequence ATGACGACTATAAGAAATGTGAAACTACTGGAAGAATTAAGCCTGACACCTGCAATATCAGGTAATGAAGAGAAGATACGTGAAATTATCATTAGAGAACTTGAGGATAGCGTTGATGAGATTGAAACTGATGTCATGGGAAATGTTGTATGTACCAAAAAAGGAGAGGAGGATGCCCCGACCGTAATGCTTGCATCCCACATGGATGAGATTGGTTTAATGGTAAAATACATAGATAAGAATGGATTTGTCAAGTTCATAAAAATCGGTGGAATAAATGACCAGATGCTAAGTAACCAGGCAGTTATCATACATCATGACGGCAAAGAAGTACCGGGTGTAATCGGTTCAAAACCACCACACGTAACCAAGGCAGAAGAGAAAAACAAGGTAATACCATACAATGAAATGTTCATAGATATCGGAGCAGAGGACAGGGAAGATGCAGAAAAAATGGTATCTGTTGGAGATATGATCACGCTTCGAAGCTGGTTTGAAGAATACCCGAACGATAAGGTAATGGGAAAGGCCTTGGATAACAGAATCGGATGCTATGTTATGATGGAAATCATGAAACGAACAGAAAGCAGGGCAACAATTTACGGTGTTGGAACAGTACAGGAGGAAGTGGGACTTAAAGGTGCCAAGGTATCCAGTTACCACTTAAATCCGGATTATGCATTTGCACTTGACACGACAATATGTGGAGATCATCCTGGAATAAAGCTTGAGGAGTCACCATGCAAAATGGGTTCAGGACCGGCAGTCATATTGGCCGACCGTTCAGGTGATGGTGTGATTACACCTAAAGTAATGAAGGATATGATAATAAATGCCGCAAGTATAAAGGACATTGAGATTCAATTAGAGGCAAGCGATGGTGGAACAACCGATGCAACGGCAATACACTTAAATAGGGAAGGAATAATAACTGGCGTGATTAGCGTGCCTACAAGATACCTGCATACCCCTGTTAGTGTGGCAAGCTGTCAGGATATTGAAAACACGATAGAATTAATGGTGACGATACTGAATAACATATAA
- a CDS encoding sugar phosphate nucleotidyltransferase has protein sequence MNDTVGMILCGGFGKRLRPVTETVPKPLVELKEDYTILDKQIFDFKSAGVKKVILLTGFLGEKIEERYGNNYMGVDIEYVREEQPLGTLNAIRLGMEHIDDDTQCVIRNGDVVADLSIKKMIEDGEKSPYDFTIFVTQMTSPYGIVDLSGDKIVSFKEKPLLDYYINGGIYFSKGKLDFGNYQTGDIEKTIFPELAKDKKLGYYKENGLFWMAVDTSKELQQVQQEYENRVDKPWGYEKILIYTEKYLTKELFLKEGYQTSFHYHPNKDETMYIVSGKGYIEFEDKKEYFNKKDTIRIEPNTPHTIVATENTILHEVSTPDLDDTIRIKDFYDSETPEGDR, from the coding sequence ATGAACGACACAGTAGGAATGATTTTATGTGGAGGTTTCGGTAAAAGACTAAGACCGGTTACTGAAACTGTCCCAAAACCACTAGTAGAACTAAAAGAAGACTATACAATACTAGACAAACAAATATTTGACTTTAAAAGTGCAGGCGTTAAAAAAGTAATTCTTCTTACAGGATTTTTAGGAGAAAAAATAGAAGAACGTTACGGCAATAACTACATGGGCGTAGACATTGAATATGTACGAGAAGAACAGCCACTAGGAACGCTTAATGCCATAAGACTTGGAATGGAACATATAGACGATGATACACAGTGTGTTATAAGAAATGGTGATGTTGTAGCAGATCTAAGTATTAAAAAGATGATTGAAGATGGGGAAAAATCCCCATATGACTTTACAATATTTGTCACACAAATGACAAGCCCATATGGAATTGTGGATTTAAGTGGCGATAAGATCGTGTCCTTCAAGGAAAAACCACTTCTTGACTACTACATAAACGGTGGAATATACTTCTCCAAAGGTAAACTTGACTTCGGCAACTACCAAACAGGAGATATTGAAAAAACAATATTCCCTGAATTAGCTAAGGACAAAAAGTTAGGATACTATAAGGAAAACGGTTTATTCTGGATGGCAGTTGATACCTCCAAGGAATTACAACAGGTCCAACAGGAATATGAAAACAGGGTGGATAAGCCATGGGGATACGAAAAAATACTAATCTATACTGAAAAATACCTTACAAAGGAATTGTTCCTCAAGGAAGGTTATCAGACAAGCTTCCACTACCATCCTAACAAGGATGAAACAATGTATATCGTTAGCGGTAAAGGATACATTGAATTTGAAGACAAAAAGGAATACTTCAACAAAAAAGACACAATCAGAATTGAACCTAACACGCCACATACAATTGTAGCAACAGAAAACACCATATTACATGAAGTGTCAACGCCTGACTTGGATGATACAATAAGAATCAAGGACTTCTACGATTCCGAAACACCTGAAGGTGACAGATAG
- a CDS encoding UbiD family decarboxylase produces the protein MDQINDEIIEITQEVSTEYEITSILKKHPTDTLVFTNIKDSDMNIISGICNTRDKIAKSIGTSVDKITENIIHATNNPTPIKDIKEAGEVFDYTEKADLSKLPILKHYPKDKGKYITAGVVIAKDPENGITNASIHRMLVNSDDTLGIRIVPRQLYTYYKKAESMGKDLDIAIAIGLNPSTLLASTTSISVNDNELEVANTFKDGELTLVKCEDVDIEAVECEILLEGKILANKRESEGPFVDLTDTYDKIRDEPVIKLSKMHYKENPYYHAILPAGNEHKLLQGLPQEPRIYNSVKNTIPTVQNVVLTEGGCCWLHAVVSIKKQTEGDAKNVMMAALSAHPSLKHCVIVDEDIDIFDPVDVEYAIATRVKGDDDIIIIPKARGSSLDPVAEIDGTTTKVGVDATKSFKNLEDYERVSYTLDDYNM, from the coding sequence GAAGTATCAACAGAATATGAAATAACATCCATTCTTAAAAAACATCCAACCGATACATTGGTATTTACCAACATAAAAGACAGCGACATGAACATAATATCCGGTATATGCAATACCAGAGATAAGATTGCCAAGTCAATCGGTACAAGTGTAGATAAGATTACCGAAAACATTATACATGCAACAAACAATCCAACACCTATCAAAGATATCAAAGAAGCTGGTGAAGTCTTTGATTACACCGAAAAGGCAGATTTAAGCAAGCTTCCTATCCTAAAACATTACCCGAAGGATAAGGGCAAGTACATAACGGCGGGTGTGGTTATAGCAAAAGATCCTGAAAACGGGATAACAAATGCGTCAATTCATAGAATGCTGGTAAACAGTGACGACACATTGGGTATTCGTATTGTACCAAGACAGTTGTACACATATTATAAAAAAGCCGAATCCATGGGTAAAGACTTGGATATTGCCATAGCAATAGGACTTAATCCTTCAACACTTCTTGCCAGTACAACAAGCATATCAGTTAACGACAATGAATTGGAAGTGGCAAATACCTTTAAAGATGGAGAATTAACATTAGTTAAATGTGAAGATGTTGATATTGAAGCTGTTGAATGTGAAATACTACTTGAAGGTAAGATTCTTGCCAACAAGCGAGAAAGCGAAGGGCCATTTGTAGATTTGACCGATACCTACGATAAGATACGTGATGAACCTGTGATAAAACTTAGTAAAATGCACTATAAAGAAAATCCATATTATCATGCAATACTGCCTGCGGGTAATGAACATAAACTCCTGCAAGGTCTTCCACAGGAGCCACGTATATACAACAGTGTTAAAAATACCATTCCAACAGTTCAAAATGTGGTTCTTACGGAGGGCGGCTGTTGTTGGCTGCATGCCGTTGTATCCATAAAAAAACAAACCGAGGGCGATGCCAAAAACGTTATGATGGCAGCATTATCAGCTCATCCATCACTAAAGCATTGCGTGATAGTTGATGAGGACATTGACATATTTGACCCTGTAGATGTCGAGTATGCCATTGCAACACGTGTCAAAGGTGATGATGACATCATAATCATACCTAAGGCAAGAGGCTCATCACTTGATCCGGTAGCGGAAATTGATGGCACTACGACAAAGGTAGGTGTGGATGCGACCAAATCGTTCAAGAATTTAGAGGATTATGAAAGGGTAAGCTATACCCTTGATGACTACAATATGTAA